A section of the Pseudomonas fluorescens genome encodes:
- a CDS encoding maleylacetate reductase, with amino-acid sequence MNPFVYQSLPTRVVFGWGKLSALAQEIERLGARRALILTTPEQQGLGEQVAALLGERAAGVYPKAVMHVPLEVAQAARIEAARLDADCCVAIGGGSTIGLGKAIAMESGLPIVAVPTTYAGSEMTPIYGLTENRLKKTGRDPRVLPKTVIYDPQLTLTLPAQISACSGMNAMAHAVEALYAEDANPIIGFMAEESIRSLAQALPGVVKDPTDPHARGQALYGAWLAGICLGSVGMALHHKLCHTLGGTFNLPHAQAHAIVLPHAAHYNREAAAGPLQRAARALGGSEAAEVGPLLYALNQQLGIPLALAEIGLPEHGPAQAAQIACASPYYNPRPFERQPIEALLVRARDGLAPAD; translated from the coding sequence ATGAATCCTTTTGTATACCAAAGCCTGCCGACCCGTGTGGTGTTCGGTTGGGGCAAACTCTCGGCATTGGCGCAAGAAATCGAGCGCCTGGGGGCCAGGCGCGCGCTGATTCTCACCACGCCTGAACAACAGGGGCTGGGTGAGCAGGTTGCGGCGTTGCTCGGTGAACGTGCGGCTGGCGTCTATCCCAAAGCGGTGATGCATGTGCCGCTGGAGGTGGCGCAAGCGGCCCGTATCGAAGCGGCTCGCCTTGATGCCGATTGCTGCGTGGCCATTGGCGGCGGTTCGACCATTGGCTTGGGCAAGGCGATTGCGATGGAGTCGGGATTGCCGATTGTCGCAGTGCCGACGACTTACGCAGGTTCGGAAATGACCCCGATTTATGGGCTGACCGAAAACCGCTTGAAGAAGACCGGGCGCGATCCCAGGGTTTTACCCAAGACCGTCATCTACGACCCACAACTGACGCTGACCCTGCCAGCACAGATCTCTGCATGCTCCGGGATGAACGCCATGGCCCATGCGGTGGAAGCCCTGTATGCCGAGGACGCTAACCCGATCATCGGCTTTATGGCCGAGGAGTCCATTCGTTCCCTGGCGCAGGCCTTGCCGGGCGTGGTCAAGGATCCTACTGACCCACACGCCCGCGGCCAGGCGCTGTATGGGGCATGGTTGGCCGGTATTTGCCTGGGTTCGGTGGGGATGGCCCTGCACCATAAGCTTTGCCATACCCTGGGTGGGACATTCAACCTGCCCCATGCTCAGGCCCACGCGATCGTCCTGCCCCATGCCGCGCATTACAACCGCGAGGCGGCGGCCGGGCCTTTACAGCGTGCCGCCCGTGCCTTGGGGGGAAGTGAGGCCGCAGAGGTGGGGCCACTGCTGTACGCCTTGAACCAGCAACTGGGGATCCCCCTGGCCTTGGCCGAGATCGGCCTGCCCGAGCACGGGCCGGCGCAAGCGGCGCAAATCGCCTGTGCCAGCCCGTACTACAATCCGCGACCGTTCGAGCGCCAGCCCATCGAGGCGCTACTGGTGCGTGCCAGGGACGGGCTGGCGCCCGCCGATTGA
- a CDS encoding aldehyde dehydrogenase family protein, producing the protein MQNQLYIDGRFVDAVAGGTIDVVSPHDGSLITRVAGAEAADVELAVAAAKRAFPAWQALGAAERGRLLLKLADRIEECGEELAQLESLNTGHPIRDSRNLDVPRTAACFRYFGGMADKIEGAVIPVDAGFLNYVQRKPIGVVGQIVPWNFPLMFTSWKMGPALAAGNTVVIKPSEITPLSTLRIVELMAEVGFPKGVVNVVPGYGYTAGQALAEHCDVGKIAFTGSTVTGRRIVEASKGNLKRIQLELGGKGANIVFEDANLEAAVNGAAWAIFHNQGQACIAGSRLILHKDIADQFLERFIALAKSIRLGDPMDPETEMGPLTSALHRDRVLAYVDIAIEQGGKILAGGKAPDNPALANGFYVEPTVIEASPDDRVCQEEVFGPFVTVVRFSTDEEALAIANSTEYGLGSGLWTQNLTRAHKMANAIHAGMCWINCYKRVSPGSPFGGVGQSGYGREMGFEAIHDYTEARSVWVNIDAKIVPHFKR; encoded by the coding sequence ATGCAAAATCAGCTCTATATTGATGGCCGATTCGTGGATGCGGTCGCCGGCGGTACGATTGACGTGGTGTCGCCCCATGACGGTTCGTTGATTACTCGCGTGGCTGGCGCCGAAGCTGCGGACGTCGAGCTTGCGGTCGCCGCGGCCAAGCGTGCGTTTCCTGCCTGGCAGGCGCTGGGGGCTGCCGAGCGCGGGCGCTTGTTGCTCAAACTGGCGGACAGGATCGAGGAGTGCGGTGAAGAACTGGCGCAGTTGGAGTCCCTGAACACCGGGCACCCCATTCGTGATTCGCGCAACCTCGACGTGCCTCGCACGGCAGCCTGTTTCCGCTATTTCGGGGGGATGGCCGACAAGATCGAAGGCGCGGTGATTCCGGTGGATGCCGGGTTCCTCAATTACGTGCAGCGCAAGCCGATTGGGGTGGTCGGGCAGATCGTGCCGTGGAACTTTCCGCTGATGTTCACCAGCTGGAAAATGGGCCCGGCCTTGGCTGCCGGGAACACGGTGGTCATCAAGCCTTCTGAAATCACGCCGCTGTCGACCTTGCGCATCGTTGAGCTAATGGCCGAAGTGGGCTTCCCAAAGGGCGTGGTTAACGTCGTACCGGGTTACGGGTATACCGCCGGCCAGGCGTTGGCGGAGCATTGCGATGTCGGCAAGATTGCCTTTACGGGGTCGACCGTGACCGGGCGCCGGATCGTTGAAGCGTCAAAGGGAAACCTCAAGCGTATTCAACTGGAGCTGGGGGGGAAGGGCGCCAATATCGTGTTTGAAGATGCCAATCTGGAAGCGGCCGTCAACGGCGCCGCCTGGGCGATCTTTCACAACCAGGGCCAGGCCTGCATTGCCGGCTCACGGTTGATTCTGCATAAAGACATTGCTGATCAGTTTCTTGAACGGTTTATCGCGCTGGCCAAATCCATCCGCCTCGGCGACCCGATGGACCCCGAGACTGAAATGGGGCCGCTGACGTCGGCACTGCACCGCGACCGCGTGTTGGCCTACGTCGATATCGCCATAGAGCAGGGCGGCAAAATCCTCGCGGGTGGAAAGGCGCCAGACAACCCCGCCTTGGCCAACGGCTTCTATGTGGAGCCGACCGTTATCGAGGCCTCGCCCGACGACCGAGTGTGCCAGGAGGAGGTTTTCGGCCCCTTCGTCACGGTGGTGCGTTTCAGCACCGATGAAGAGGCGCTGGCCATCGCCAACAGCACCGAGTACGGCCTGGGAAGCGGCTTGTGGACGCAGAATCTGACCCGAGCCCATAAAATGGCCAATGCCATCCACGCCGGTATGTGCTGGATCAACTGCTATAAGCGCGTCAGCCCCGGTAGCCCTTTTGGGGGTGTCGGTCAGTCGGGGTACGGCCGAGAAATGGGTTTTGAAGCGATCCATGATTACACCGAAGCCCGTTCGGTGTGGGTCAACATCGACGCCAAAATCGTCCCGCATTTCAAGCGCTGA
- a CDS encoding hydroxyquinol 1,2-dioxygenase, whose amino-acid sequence MAMLENAADTPSFADDEVQVSVPHPVTGYCAFQLGAFELSRDEYFARITWPAKGQTRSHLMPIDAFLRAMMRDVAWGFFYGWVNFDHVIGTRNYYGKVDLYAGTFNGTLKAAGVNYTENFETPLIMATFKAILRDWTNATFDPFAAPEETGTAFGRKNGDNIEAIDRFRIATKRMPGLKDDSPLRNDLPINRQFIDVAQDEPHVHAAEGFEGELHAFSLFKYLSRSDVTWNPSVTSVCKASLFCPTTEEFILPIFHGNDRVEWFLQLSDEILWDVGDKADGNPRARITMRAGDICAMPADIRHQGYSTKRSMLLVWENATPNLPQRYESGELKPYPIEF is encoded by the coding sequence ATGGCCATGCTTGAAAATGCTGCCGATACCCCATCCTTTGCCGACGACGAAGTCCAGGTCAGCGTTCCCCATCCTGTCACCGGTTATTGTGCGTTCCAGCTCGGTGCCTTCGAACTGTCGCGCGATGAGTACTTTGCCCGTATCACCTGGCCTGCCAAAGGTCAGACCCGTTCACATCTGATGCCGATCGATGCCTTTTTGCGCGCCATGATGCGAGACGTGGCCTGGGGTTTCTTCTACGGCTGGGTCAATTTCGACCATGTCATCGGCACCCGCAATTACTACGGAAAAGTCGACCTGTACGCTGGCACGTTCAATGGCACGCTGAAGGCCGCAGGCGTCAATTACACTGAAAACTTTGAAACGCCGCTGATCATGGCGACCTTCAAGGCCATCCTGCGGGACTGGACCAATGCCACCTTCGATCCGTTCGCGGCACCGGAAGAAACCGGCACGGCATTCGGTCGCAAGAACGGCGACAACATCGAAGCCATCGATCGTTTTCGCATCGCCACCAAGCGCATGCCCGGGCTGAAGGATGATTCGCCGCTACGTAACGATTTGCCGATCAATCGCCAGTTTATCGACGTGGCTCAGGATGAGCCGCACGTTCATGCTGCTGAGGGTTTCGAAGGCGAGTTGCACGCCTTCAGCCTGTTCAAGTACCTGTCGCGTTCCGATGTCACCTGGAATCCGTCAGTGACCTCGGTGTGCAAGGCCAGCCTGTTCTGCCCGACCACCGAAGAATTCATCCTGCCGATATTCCATGGCAATGATCGCGTCGAGTGGTTCCTGCAGCTATCCGATGAGATTCTCTGGGACGTGGGTGACAAGGCGGACGGCAATCCACGCGCGCGCATTACCATGCGTGCCGGCGACATCTGCGCCATGCCGGCAGACATTCGTCACCAGGGCTATTCGACCAAGCGCTCAATGTTGCTGGTGTGGGAAAACGCGACACCGAACTTGCCGCAACGCTACGAAAGCGGCGAGCTCAAGCCTTACCCGATCGAGTTCTAA
- a CDS encoding LysR family transcriptional regulator, which translates to MDRLLSVEAFVRVAETGNFAKAAQQLGVTRSVITHRIQQLEQFINAPLFHRSTRHVRLSDVGETYYKECADMVASFNSLTEHMRELRAKPTGKLRVQMLPGFAIGHFGRLLAEFTRLYPDIEVDVIVNDRVVDPIEEGFDVAFQMFPPMAETLIERKLFSVRRLFCMSPDYAAEFGVPKHPQELLQHKIALYEGYPSRNRWIFTGDSEQVELSLPGQVRSNSVHLLRDYAATGVCIVCLPTLVASDDLLSGRLIPVLPEYALSSFNFSAVYPATQRRALKVRTLIDFLVESFGGEPCWDKPLLERGWVC; encoded by the coding sequence ATGGACCGTTTACTCAGTGTCGAAGCCTTTGTGCGTGTTGCCGAAACCGGAAACTTCGCCAAGGCTGCTCAGCAACTGGGGGTGACCCGCTCGGTCATCACCCATCGCATTCAACAGTTGGAGCAGTTCATCAATGCGCCGCTGTTCCATCGCAGTACACGGCATGTCCGGCTCTCTGATGTGGGCGAGACGTACTACAAGGAATGTGCGGACATGGTCGCGAGTTTCAACTCGCTGACCGAACACATGCGTGAGTTGCGCGCCAAGCCCACCGGGAAATTGCGCGTGCAGATGTTGCCTGGCTTTGCCATCGGTCATTTTGGCAGGCTGTTGGCCGAGTTCACGCGGTTGTACCCGGACATTGAGGTCGACGTCATCGTCAACGATCGGGTAGTGGACCCGATTGAAGAGGGCTTCGATGTGGCGTTCCAGATGTTCCCGCCGATGGCCGAGACGCTGATCGAGCGCAAGCTGTTCAGCGTCCGCCGATTGTTCTGTATGTCACCCGATTATGCCGCCGAGTTCGGTGTGCCCAAGCACCCGCAAGAGCTGTTGCAACACAAGATCGCGTTGTATGAAGGCTACCCGTCACGCAACCGCTGGATCTTCACGGGTGATAGCGAGCAAGTGGAGCTGAGCCTGCCGGGGCAGGTACGTTCGAATTCGGTTCATCTACTGCGCGACTATGCGGCGACCGGGGTGTGCATTGTCTGCTTGCCGACACTGGTGGCAAGTGATGACCTGCTCAGTGGCCGGTTGATTCCTGTCTTGCCTGAGTATGCGCTGTCATCCTTCAATTTTTCGGCGGTCTATCCGGCCACCCAGCGCCGGGCCTTGAAGGTGCGCACACTGATCGATTTTCTGGTGGAAAGCTTCGGTGGCGAACCCTGCTGGGACAAGCCTTTGCTGGAACGTGGCTGGGTCTGTTGA
- a CDS encoding branched-chain amino acid ABC transporter permease: protein MNALNDSAPDYRVQRNSTSSLIGLSLLGIFVVVLISAPFWADRSSLRLIIEFAYYLALAQMWNLLAGYAGLVSVGQQAFVGLGGYMLFMLSMHAGVPPLFAVLLSGVLVALLAIPTALIVFRLRGAYFAIGTWVVAEAFRLGLAQISLFGGGSGQSLSASIVRQIGSDREEREMLIYFTALAIALAAVAVVFFMLRSRQGLALASIRDSEPASGSLGVNTFRVKLMVYVLAAGCTGVIGALIFLQKLRISPDAAFSLQDWTAVVIFIVIIGGIGTLEGPLIGTLIYFLLRGCLAQYGALYMIILGLVAVVMMLKAPQGVWGVISERLGWQVFPMQRRLSVRGRP from the coding sequence ATGAATGCCCTGAATGATTCTGCGCCGGACTATCGAGTGCAAAGAAACTCCACCAGCAGCCTCATCGGGCTGTCCCTGCTGGGCATCTTTGTTGTGGTGTTGATCAGTGCGCCGTTCTGGGCCGACCGATCTAGCCTGCGACTGATCATCGAGTTCGCCTATTACCTGGCGCTGGCGCAAATGTGGAATCTGCTGGCCGGTTACGCAGGCCTGGTCTCGGTCGGGCAGCAGGCGTTCGTTGGTCTCGGCGGCTATATGTTGTTTATGTTGTCCATGCACGCTGGTGTGCCGCCACTGTTCGCGGTTCTGCTCTCGGGGGTGTTGGTCGCCTTGCTGGCAATTCCCACGGCGTTGATCGTATTTCGGCTGCGCGGCGCCTATTTCGCGATCGGTACCTGGGTGGTGGCAGAAGCCTTTCGCTTGGGGTTGGCGCAGATAAGCCTTTTCGGTGGGGGCTCCGGGCAAAGCCTGTCCGCGTCCATCGTGCGGCAGATCGGCAGCGATAGGGAGGAGCGCGAGATGCTGATCTACTTCACCGCGCTGGCCATTGCGCTGGCTGCGGTGGCGGTGGTGTTCTTTATGCTGCGTTCCCGGCAGGGCCTGGCCTTGGCCTCAATTCGTGATTCCGAGCCGGCATCCGGCAGCCTGGGGGTCAATACCTTCCGGGTCAAGCTGATGGTGTATGTGTTGGCTGCAGGTTGCACGGGCGTGATCGGGGCCCTGATCTTTCTGCAGAAACTGCGCATTTCACCGGACGCCGCGTTCAGCCTGCAGGACTGGACAGCGGTGGTGATCTTTATCGTCATTATTGGCGGCATCGGCACCCTGGAAGGGCCCTTGATCGGTACGCTGATTTACTTTCTATTACGTGGCTGCCTGGCGCAATACGGAGCCCTCTATATGATTATCCTGGGCCTGGTTGCAGTGGTGATGATGCTCAAGGCGCCGCAAGGCGTGTGGGGGGTGATCAGCGAACGCTTGGGCTGGCAGGTTTTCCCGATGCAGCGGCGCTTATCTGTCCGGGGTCGCCCGTAG
- a CDS encoding branched-chain amino acid ABC transporter permease produces MEWLNALLQGVLLGGLYAMFAVGLSLMFGIMRLVNIAHGDFIVLASYLALLVVNHLGFSPLASLLIVVPLMFCFGYLLQRLLLNRTLGQDILPPLLVTFGLSIILQNMLLEFFSADSQKLSQGDLDVASVSVGGLSLGVMPLIVFCSALLIIGGLQLLFYRTALGRAFRATSDDQQTARLMGVNNAHIFGLAMALAMAVVSIAGVFLAVRTSFDPTVGPARLLYGFEAVIIGGLGSLWGTLAGGVILGVAQTLGAKIDPGWQILAGHLVFLLILVVRPRGLFPRSVD; encoded by the coding sequence ATGGAATGGCTCAATGCTCTGCTTCAAGGTGTGTTGCTGGGTGGCCTCTATGCGATGTTTGCAGTTGGGCTGTCGTTGATGTTCGGCATCATGCGCCTGGTCAATATCGCCCATGGCGACTTCATCGTACTGGCCTCGTACCTGGCGCTGCTGGTGGTCAATCATCTGGGGTTCAGCCCCCTGGCGAGCTTGCTGATCGTGGTGCCCTTGATGTTCTGTTTCGGCTATCTGCTACAGCGGTTGTTGCTTAACAGGACGCTCGGCCAAGATATTCTGCCGCCGTTGCTGGTGACCTTTGGCTTGTCGATTATCTTGCAGAACATGCTGCTGGAGTTTTTCAGTGCCGACAGCCAGAAGCTGTCCCAGGGCGACCTGGACGTCGCCAGTGTCAGTGTGGGCGGATTGAGCCTGGGGGTGATGCCGCTCATCGTGTTTTGCAGCGCCTTGTTGATCATTGGCGGCTTGCAGTTGCTGTTCTACAGGACTGCACTCGGTCGAGCGTTTCGTGCCACCTCTGATGATCAGCAAACGGCACGTCTGATGGGGGTCAACAACGCGCATATTTTTGGCCTGGCCATGGCGCTGGCCATGGCAGTGGTGTCGATTGCCGGGGTCTTTCTGGCGGTTCGCACCAGTTTCGACCCCACGGTAGGGCCGGCGCGGCTGTTGTATGGTTTTGAAGCGGTGATCATCGGCGGGTTGGGTAGCCTATGGGGCACCCTGGCCGGCGGGGTGATTCTCGGCGTGGCTCAGACTCTGGGCGCCAAAATCGATCCTGGTTGGCAAATCCTTGCCGGCCATCTTGTGTTTCTGCTGATCCTGGTCGTGCGCCCGCGTGGCCTGTTCCCCCGGAGTGTCGACTGA
- a CDS encoding ABC transporter ATP-binding protein, whose product MLCVEKLCAGYGDFQALFEISMTLEQGETVAIIGSNGAGKSTFLRSLAGLIKNHPGAIRFKDQAIGDLAANQVLERGIALVPEGRKLFSSLSVEENLLIGAYSRRPGPWTLARIYQLFPVLEPLRERPGTALSGGQQQMVAIGRGLMANPSLLLCDEISLGLAPTTIKDIYAALPSIKADGTTVILVEQDINQALSVCDRFYCFQEGRVSLTGRPAEADTAQIKTAYFGI is encoded by the coding sequence TTGCTGTGCGTCGAAAAACTCTGTGCCGGTTACGGCGACTTTCAAGCGCTGTTCGAGATCAGCATGACCCTGGAACAAGGCGAAACCGTGGCGATCATCGGATCGAACGGTGCGGGCAAGTCGACATTCCTGCGGTCGCTGGCCGGACTTATCAAGAATCACCCCGGCGCCATTAGGTTCAAGGATCAGGCCATCGGGGATCTGGCGGCGAATCAGGTGCTTGAACGTGGGATTGCCCTGGTGCCGGAAGGTAGAAAGCTGTTCTCGTCATTGAGCGTCGAGGAAAACCTGTTGATCGGTGCCTACAGCCGGCGTCCCGGCCCCTGGACGCTGGCACGGATTTATCAATTGTTCCCGGTGCTGGAGCCGCTGCGCGAGCGTCCCGGTACAGCACTGTCCGGCGGCCAGCAGCAAATGGTTGCGATTGGCCGGGGCTTGATGGCCAACCCCTCTCTGCTGTTGTGCGACGAGATCAGCCTGGGCCTGGCGCCGACGACTATCAAGGACATCTATGCGGCGTTGCCCTCGATCAAGGCTGACGGCACCACGGTGATCCTGGTGGAGCAGGACATCAATCAGGCGCTGAGTGTCTGCGACCGCTTCTATTGCTTCCAGGAAGGGCGCGTATCCCTGACCGGCCGCCCTGCAGAGGCGGACACCGCACAAATCAAAACCGCGTATTTCGGGATCTAG
- a CDS encoding ABC transporter ATP-binding protein has translation MQQPLLHMNDVNKSYGAVKVTDAMSLTLQPGEALGIIGPNGAGKSTLFNLIAGGVAADSGTIHFEGRNVTREPVFKRCHQGIGRSHQIPHPFVKMTVFENLLVGATFGGRLKSKDANLECAQILELTGLIHKANVMAGSLTLLDRKRLEMARALSTRPRLLLLDEIAGGLTEPECLALVETIQGIHKAGIAIIWIEHIVHALLAVVSRLVVINFGAKLAEGEPRSVMADPLVQNIYMGIGS, from the coding sequence ATGCAACAGCCACTTCTACACATGAACGACGTGAACAAAAGCTACGGTGCGGTGAAGGTGACGGACGCGATGAGCCTGACCCTACAGCCGGGTGAGGCCCTTGGCATCATCGGTCCCAACGGTGCAGGTAAAAGTACTCTGTTCAACTTGATTGCCGGCGGCGTAGCGGCCGACAGCGGGACGATCCATTTCGAAGGCCGTAACGTTACCCGTGAGCCAGTGTTCAAACGGTGCCACCAAGGTATTGGCCGCTCCCACCAGATCCCGCATCCGTTCGTAAAAATGACGGTGTTCGAGAATTTGCTGGTCGGTGCCACCTTCGGTGGGCGATTGAAGTCCAAGGACGCCAACCTAGAGTGTGCGCAGATCCTGGAGCTGACGGGGCTGATACACAAGGCCAACGTGATGGCCGGATCACTGACATTGCTCGATCGCAAACGCCTGGAAATGGCCCGCGCCTTGTCGACTCGGCCGCGGTTGCTGTTACTCGATGAAATCGCCGGTGGACTGACCGAACCGGAATGCCTGGCGTTGGTGGAAACCATTCAGGGCATTCACAAGGCCGGCATCGCCATCATCTGGATCGAACATATCGTGCATGCGTTGCTGGCGGTGGTCAGCCGTCTGGTCGTGATCAACTTCGGCGCCAAGCTGGCCGAAGGGGAGCCGCGTAGCGTGATGGCCGATCCCCTGGTCCAGAACATCTATATGGGCATCGGGAGCTGA
- a CDS encoding ABC transporter substrate-binding protein yields MADNNDKNLFGRDFSRRDFLRTTGAAAGGAMLASMPFTFALGSERVIKLGYVSPQTGPLAPFAAADNYIIESLKQVLKNTIDVSGKTYRLEVLVKDSQSNPNRAAEVASELILSDQVDLMLVSSTPETTNPVSDQCEINEVPCISTVAPWQPWFFTRGGKLDQGFEWTYHFFWGLEDVIGTYTSMWSGMQTNKVIGGLFPNDGDGNAWGDAKLGFPPVLAQKGFQLIDPGRFQSLTDDFSAQIAAFKKANVEIVTGVVIPPDLSTFWTQARQQGFKPKALSVGKALLFPTAVEALGKAGNNLSTEIWWSPTHPFSSSLTGASAGQLAQDFTQATGKQWTQPLGFVHALFELAVDILKRTEEIGNPRAVRDALVKTNLNTVVGPINWQGGPVKNVAKTPLVSGQWRLGKDNTYDLIVTSNATAPGIPLGGEMQAITY; encoded by the coding sequence ATGGCAGACAATAATGATAAAAATCTGTTTGGCCGAGACTTTTCGCGCCGTGATTTCCTGCGCACTACCGGCGCTGCCGCGGGTGGGGCGATGTTGGCGAGCATGCCATTCACCTTCGCCCTGGGCAGTGAGCGGGTCATCAAACTTGGTTATGTCAGCCCACAAACCGGCCCATTGGCGCCCTTTGCGGCGGCCGATAACTACATCATCGAATCGCTCAAGCAGGTGTTGAAAAATACGATCGATGTCTCCGGCAAGACGTATCGTCTGGAGGTTCTCGTCAAGGACAGCCAATCCAACCCCAACCGTGCGGCAGAGGTGGCCAGTGAGCTGATTCTGTCGGATCAGGTGGATCTGATGTTGGTGTCATCAACGCCGGAAACCACCAATCCGGTCTCTGACCAATGTGAGATCAACGAAGTCCCCTGTATTTCCACGGTCGCCCCGTGGCAGCCGTGGTTCTTTACCCGTGGCGGTAAGCTGGATCAAGGGTTCGAGTGGACCTATCACTTTTTCTGGGGGCTGGAAGATGTGATCGGTACTTACACCTCGATGTGGAGTGGCATGCAGACCAACAAAGTCATCGGCGGTCTGTTCCCCAACGATGGCGACGGTAATGCCTGGGGTGACGCCAAGTTGGGCTTTCCACCGGTGTTGGCACAGAAGGGCTTCCAACTCATCGATCCAGGGCGTTTTCAAAGCCTGACGGATGATTTTTCGGCGCAGATCGCTGCGTTCAAAAAAGCCAACGTTGAAATCGTGACGGGGGTGGTCATTCCACCCGACCTGAGCACCTTCTGGACGCAGGCTCGTCAGCAAGGTTTCAAGCCCAAAGCGTTGTCGGTCGGCAAGGCACTGTTGTTTCCCACGGCGGTCGAGGCGCTGGGCAAGGCCGGTAACAATCTGTCGACCGAAATCTGGTGGAGTCCGACGCATCCGTTCAGCTCTTCGTTGACTGGCGCCAGTGCCGGGCAGTTGGCTCAGGATTTTACCCAGGCCACGGGAAAACAATGGACGCAACCACTGGGTTTCGTGCATGCCCTGTTCGAGCTGGCAGTGGACATCCTCAAGCGCACTGAGGAGATCGGTAACCCGCGCGCGGTCCGTGATGCCCTGGTCAAGACCAACCTCAACACCGTGGTCGGGCCGATCAATTGGCAGGGTGGACCGGTGAAGAACGTCGCCAAGACTCCGTTGGTCAGCGGCCAGTGGCGCTTGGGCAAGGACAACACCTACGACCTGATCGTGACCAGCAATGCCACCGCACCGGGCATCCCGTTGGGCGGCGAAATGCAGGCCATTACGTACTAA
- a CDS encoding outer membrane beta-barrel protein, with amino-acid sequence MSIRAWVCAATLFTPILGVNAVFPLMAFAAQDPMGSLVRGTFGDSLEREHGIKVYGWGQIGVSYNNNGTDDVSKQSFFTSDEGINLNQFALAVEKKPKSNVLGRVGPFPGNMPQEADWGFNVTALYGKDARYFKTYGWDEDLNANRGNKPEDEAFTVAQAYLDFYFPVLGGSDLMIGIFHTPLENEIGFALPSPAPSDFYSHTYSFMHGPAKHAGALYSFKLPSAPGESMLGFELGVVQGWNNLQDPNGDPDVIANVRWRSADFSTWIDWENIYGNGAGDSFADCGCGSPLPAGTQDDNYKRLASYLTLSQVLDPNNRVALELNYGKQEQGAFARFANKKDATWYGADINWYHTLSENLMWNSRAEWFYTDAPVHVMMANIDPQTGIPDPTWGSFYGVTTNLAWTPTPNVRLRPELRYDLHSGPGRDAYADGEKNSQLVASFDISFFF; translated from the coding sequence ATGAGTATTCGAGCGTGGGTATGTGCGGCAACTTTGTTCACCCCCATCCTGGGAGTTAATGCGGTATTCCCGTTAATGGCATTCGCAGCGCAGGACCCTATGGGCTCGTTAGTCCGTGGAACCTTCGGTGACAGCCTTGAGCGCGAACATGGCATTAAGGTCTACGGCTGGGGACAGATTGGCGTGAGCTACAACAACAACGGCACGGATGACGTCAGCAAACAAAGCTTTTTCACCTCTGACGAAGGCATCAACCTCAACCAGTTCGCCTTAGCGGTGGAAAAGAAGCCCAAAAGTAATGTGCTGGGTCGTGTCGGACCGTTTCCGGGGAACATGCCGCAAGAGGCTGACTGGGGCTTTAATGTCACGGCGCTTTATGGCAAGGACGCACGCTACTTCAAGACCTACGGCTGGGACGAGGATCTGAATGCCAATCGTGGCAACAAGCCTGAAGATGAAGCCTTTACCGTCGCTCAAGCCTATCTTGATTTTTACTTCCCGGTGCTCGGTGGTTCCGACCTGATGATCGGGATTTTCCATACGCCGCTGGAAAATGAAATCGGCTTTGCATTGCCATCCCCGGCGCCGAGCGACTTCTACTCCCACACCTATTCCTTTATGCACGGCCCAGCCAAGCATGCCGGCGCACTTTACTCGTTCAAGCTGCCATCGGCCCCAGGGGAAAGTATGTTGGGTTTTGAATTGGGGGTGGTCCAGGGCTGGAACAACCTGCAGGACCCCAACGGTGATCCTGATGTCATTGCAAATGTGCGCTGGCGTTCAGCGGATTTCAGTACTTGGATCGATTGGGAAAACATCTACGGCAATGGTGCCGGTGATAGTTTTGCCGACTGCGGTTGTGGCTCGCCGTTGCCAGCCGGTACCCAAGATGACAACTACAAGCGCCTGGCTTCTTACTTGACACTCTCGCAGGTGCTCGATCCGAACAATCGTGTGGCACTTGAGTTGAACTACGGTAAACAGGAGCAGGGCGCCTTCGCCAGGTTCGCCAACAAGAAAGATGCCACCTGGTATGGGGCCGACATTAACTGGTACCACACGCTCAGCGAAAACCTGATGTGGAACAGCCGAGCCGAGTGGTTTTACACCGACGCGCCTGTACACGTGATGATGGCAAATATTGACCCGCAGACCGGGATTCCCGACCCGACGTGGGGCAGCTTCTACGGTGTAACCACCAACTTGGCCTGGACGCCGACACCCAATGTACGTTTGAGACCGGAGCTGCGCTACGACCTTCATTCCGGGCCCGGGCGCGATGCCTACGCTGACGGGGAAAAGAACTCGCAACTGGTCGCATCCTTCGACATCAGCTTTTTTTTCTAA